The following are encoded in a window of Bradyrhizobium guangdongense genomic DNA:
- a CDS encoding CmpA/NrtA family ABC transporter substrate-binding protein, with product MTGPLRIGFIPLVDAAALIVAVDKGFAAAEGLEVELVREVSWSNVRDKLNIGLFDAAHLLAPVAIASSLGLGHVKVPIAAPFNLGINGNAITVSPALHAALMEEIEGDRFDPLATAKALAKVVAIRRKQGAEPLTFGMTFPFSTHNYQLRFWMAAAGVDPDEDVRLVVLPPPYMVDSLRSGHVDAFCVGAPWNSIAVDLGIGHILHFVSDILERAAEKVLAVRQVWADKNPDVVAALVRAAVKAAEFIEGPENLTEAAQILAQPERLGVDAELIQRSLTGRLKISPDGTVRESGRYLLVGREGAGRPDPVQAAWLYAQMVRWGQTALSAEALKTAMAVFRSDLYDAALGHGGEGQASTPFGAFAGPAFDVRDIAGYLGAFEVARRAR from the coding sequence ATGACCGGTCCCCTCCGCATCGGGTTCATCCCGCTGGTCGATGCTGCGGCCCTGATCGTCGCCGTCGACAAGGGCTTTGCCGCCGCCGAAGGGCTCGAGGTCGAGCTGGTGCGCGAGGTCTCCTGGTCCAATGTGCGCGACAAGCTCAACATCGGCCTGTTCGACGCTGCGCATCTGCTGGCGCCGGTCGCGATCGCATCCTCGCTCGGGCTCGGCCACGTCAAGGTGCCGATTGCAGCCCCCTTCAATCTCGGCATCAACGGCAATGCGATCACAGTGTCGCCGGCGCTGCATGCCGCGCTGATGGAAGAGATCGAGGGCGACCGTTTCGATCCGCTCGCCACGGCAAAGGCGCTGGCGAAGGTCGTTGCCATCAGGCGCAAGCAAGGCGCCGAGCCGCTGACCTTCGGCATGACGTTCCCGTTCTCGACCCACAATTACCAGCTGCGGTTCTGGATGGCCGCGGCCGGCGTCGATCCCGACGAGGATGTTCGCCTCGTGGTGCTGCCGCCACCCTACATGGTGGACAGCCTCAGGAGCGGACACGTCGATGCCTTCTGCGTCGGCGCGCCCTGGAACTCGATTGCGGTCGACCTCGGCATCGGCCACATCCTGCATTTCGTGTCCGACATCCTGGAGCGCGCGGCCGAGAAGGTGCTGGCGGTGCGTCAGGTCTGGGCCGACAAGAATCCGGACGTGGTTGCGGCGTTGGTCCGCGCGGCGGTCAAGGCGGCCGAGTTCATCGAGGGCCCGGAGAACCTGACCGAGGCGGCGCAGATCCTGGCGCAGCCCGAGCGCCTTGGTGTGGATGCCGAGCTGATCCAGCGCTCGCTCACCGGGCGCCTGAAGATTTCTCCCGACGGCACGGTGCGCGAGAGCGGGCGCTATCTCCTGGTCGGTCGCGAAGGGGCGGGGCGCCCGGACCCGGTTCAGGCCGCATGGCTTTACGCGCAGATGGTGCGCTGGGGGCAGACAGCGCTGAGCGCAGAGGCCCTCAAGACCGCCATGGCTGTGTTCCGGTCTGACCTCTACGATGCCGCCCTCGGGCATGGCGGAGAAGGGCAGGCCAGCACCCCGTTCGGCGCCTTTGCCGGACCCGCATTCGATGTCAGGGACATCGCTGGTTATCTGGGCGCGTTTGAAGTCGCCCGCCGGGCTCGGTAG
- the rimO gene encoding 30S ribosomal protein S12 methylthiotransferase RimO, whose amino-acid sequence MDQTAAPKVSFVSLGCPKALVDSERIITRLRAEGYELARKHDGADIVIVNTCGFLDSAKQESLSAIGEAMAENGKVIVTGCMGAEPEAIEQAYPGVLSITGPQQYESVLDAVHRALPPAHNPHLDLVPPQGIKLTPRHYAYLKISEGCNNRCTFCIIPKLRGDLVSRPANDVLREAERLVGAGVKELLVISQDTSAYGVDLKYAESPWKDRQVRAKFLDLARELGELGAWVRLQYVYPYPHVDEVIALMNEGKVLPYLDIPFQHASPEVLKAMKRPAAQDKTLARIKRWREECPDLALRSTFIVGFPGETDSDFAYLLDWLDEAEIDRLGCFKYEPVAGATSNAIANPVPEEVKQERYNALMARQQKISARRLKRKVGTRQQIIIDEVGPTVAKGRSKADAPEIDGAVYLTSRRPLRVGEIVTAKIERADEYDLHGSVAGF is encoded by the coding sequence ATGGATCAGACGGCTGCGCCCAAGGTCAGCTTCGTGTCACTCGGGTGTCCCAAGGCATTGGTGGATTCCGAGCGCATCATTACGCGCCTGCGTGCGGAAGGCTATGAGCTCGCCCGCAAGCATGACGGGGCCGACATCGTCATCGTCAACACCTGCGGCTTCCTCGACAGCGCCAAGCAGGAATCGCTTTCGGCGATCGGCGAAGCCATGGCCGAGAACGGCAAGGTGATCGTGACGGGCTGCATGGGCGCCGAACCGGAAGCGATCGAGCAGGCCTATCCCGGCGTGCTCTCCATCACGGGCCCGCAGCAATATGAGAGCGTACTCGATGCCGTGCATCGCGCGCTGCCGCCGGCCCACAATCCGCATCTCGACCTGGTGCCGCCGCAGGGCATCAAGCTGACGCCGCGCCATTACGCCTATTTGAAGATCTCCGAAGGCTGCAACAACCGCTGCACCTTCTGCATCATCCCGAAACTGCGCGGCGATCTCGTCTCGCGTCCGGCCAATGACGTGCTGCGCGAGGCCGAGCGCCTGGTCGGCGCCGGCGTCAAGGAGCTGCTGGTGATCTCGCAGGACACCTCGGCCTACGGCGTCGATCTCAAATATGCCGAGAGCCCGTGGAAGGATCGTCAGGTCCGCGCGAAATTCCTCGACCTCGCGCGCGAGCTCGGTGAGCTCGGCGCCTGGGTTCGTCTGCAATATGTCTACCCCTACCCGCATGTCGACGAGGTCATCGCGCTGATGAACGAGGGCAAGGTGCTGCCCTATCTCGACATCCCGTTCCAGCATGCCAGTCCCGAAGTGCTGAAGGCCATGAAGCGCCCGGCGGCGCAGGACAAGACGCTGGCGCGCATCAAGCGCTGGCGCGAGGAATGTCCCGATCTTGCTTTGCGCTCGACCTTCATCGTCGGCTTCCCCGGCGAGACCGACTCCGACTTCGCCTATCTGCTCGACTGGCTCGATGAAGCCGAGATCGACCGTCTCGGATGCTTCAAATACGAGCCGGTTGCGGGCGCAACGTCGAATGCAATCGCCAATCCCGTGCCGGAAGAGGTCAAGCAGGAGCGCTACAACGCGCTGATGGCGCGCCAGCAGAAGATCTCCGCGCGCCGGCTGAAGCGCAAGGTCGGCACGCGCCAGCAGATCATCATCGACGAAGTCGGACCGACCGTGGCCAAGGGCCGCTCCAAGGCCGATGCGCCAGAGATCGACGGCGCGGTGTATCTGACAAGCCGCCGTCCCTTGCGCGTCGGCGAGATCGTCACCGCGAAGATCGAGCGCGCGGACGAATACGATCTGCACGGCAGCGTCGCGGGGTTCTGA
- a CDS encoding NirA family protein: MKLDTAPTADFSDEQKRYLEGFMSGMQVGRVGRAFAAGGAPAVGAPAEPSGPDAAAIKAQDKLIAAGKKLTDQEKFKREMHPFDAYERLKDQARNNANPTPADNFRWRYYGIFWVAPAQTSYMARLRIPNGILKHWQMSGLADIAESCGGGYTHVTTRANFQIREIEPKNAVKLIEAVQDIGLCSRGAGADNIRNVTGTPTAGVDPQELLDTRPYAREWHYHILNDRSLFGLPRKFNVAFDGAGKIAALEETNDIAFTAVEVRDGFGVEPGVWFKLGLGGITGHKDFAKYSGIVVRPEDATAVADAIVRVFIEHGDRTNRNKARLKYVLDTMGHDGFLKLVEERLKKPFARVPAEALAPRPLCDRMAHIGVHRQKQAGLNWVGVALPVGKLTCEQMRGLAKIAQDLGDGDVRLTVWQNLLISGVRDENVALVTAAVEKLGLATEVSNVRAGLIACTGNAGCKFAASDTKRHAAAIGDWCDARVNLDTPLNIHLTGCHHSCAQHYISDIGLIAAKVPGASEDDQVEGYHLFTGGGFGPDADIGQEVFHDVRAEDVPKTVEGLLKAYLANRASPEETFLTFSRRHDGEALRKLAEAEVTA; this comes from the coding sequence ATGAAACTCGATACAGCACCCACGGCCGATTTCTCCGACGAGCAGAAGCGCTATCTCGAAGGCTTCATGTCCGGCATGCAGGTCGGGCGTGTCGGGCGCGCCTTCGCGGCCGGCGGCGCGCCTGCCGTAGGCGCTCCCGCGGAACCGTCAGGTCCGGATGCGGCGGCGATCAAGGCGCAGGACAAGCTCATTGCGGCGGGCAAGAAGCTCACCGACCAGGAGAAGTTCAAGCGCGAGATGCATCCGTTCGATGCCTATGAGCGGCTAAAGGACCAGGCGCGCAACAACGCCAATCCGACGCCAGCGGACAATTTCCGCTGGCGCTATTACGGCATCTTCTGGGTGGCGCCGGCGCAGACCTCCTACATGGCGCGCCTGCGTATTCCCAACGGCATCCTGAAGCACTGGCAGATGTCGGGCCTTGCCGACATCGCGGAAAGCTGTGGCGGCGGCTACACCCATGTCACCACCCGCGCCAACTTCCAGATCCGCGAGATCGAGCCGAAGAACGCGGTCAAGCTGATCGAAGCCGTCCAGGACATCGGCCTCTGCTCGCGCGGCGCCGGTGCCGACAACATCCGAAACGTCACCGGCACGCCGACCGCCGGCGTCGATCCGCAGGAGCTGCTCGACACGCGCCCCTATGCGCGCGAATGGCACTACCACATCCTCAACGACCGCTCGCTGTTCGGCCTGCCGCGCAAGTTCAACGTTGCCTTCGACGGCGCCGGCAAGATCGCAGCGCTTGAGGAGACCAACGACATCGCCTTCACCGCGGTCGAGGTGAGGGACGGTTTCGGCGTCGAGCCGGGTGTCTGGTTCAAGCTCGGTCTCGGCGGCATCACCGGGCACAAGGATTTTGCGAAATATTCCGGCATCGTCGTTCGCCCCGAGGACGCGACCGCGGTTGCCGATGCCATCGTGCGCGTCTTCATCGAGCATGGCGACCGCACCAACCGAAACAAGGCGCGGCTGAAATACGTGCTCGACACCATGGGCCACGACGGCTTCCTCAAGCTGGTCGAGGAGCGCCTCAAGAAGCCGTTCGCGCGTGTACCGGCCGAGGCGCTGGCGCCGCGCCCGCTGTGCGACCGCATGGCCCATATCGGCGTGCACAGGCAGAAGCAGGCCGGCCTCAACTGGGTCGGCGTCGCGCTACCGGTCGGCAAGCTCACCTGCGAGCAGATGCGTGGGCTGGCCAAGATCGCGCAGGATCTCGGCGACGGCGATGTCAGGCTGACGGTCTGGCAGAACCTCTTGATCTCGGGCGTGCGCGACGAGAACGTCGCGCTCGTCACCGCTGCGGTCGAGAAGCTCGGGCTGGCCACCGAAGTTTCGAACGTTCGGGCCGGCCTGATTGCCTGCACCGGCAATGCCGGCTGCAAGTTCGCTGCGTCCGACACCAAGCGTCATGCCGCCGCGATCGGCGACTGGTGCGACGCGCGCGTCAATCTCGACACGCCGCTCAACATCCATCTGACCGGCTGCCACCATTCCTGCGCGCAGCACTACATCTCCGACATCGGCCTGATCGCGGCCAAGGTGCCGGGTGCGAGCGAGGACGACCAGGTCGAGGGCTATCATCTCTTCACCGGCGGCGGCTTCGGCCCCGATGCCGATATCGGGCAGGAAGTGTTCCACGACGTGAGGGCCGAGGATGTGCCGAAGACGGTCGAAGGTCTGCTCAAGGCCTATCTCGCCAACCGCGCCTCGCCTGAAGAAACGTTCCTGACCTTCTCCCGTCGCCATGACGGTGAAGCCTTACGCAAACTCGCCGAAGCGGAAGTCACAGCATGA
- a CDS encoding sulfite reductase subunit alpha gives MTQMPVPPKLEIIPPNAPFSEGQRLWLNGFLVGMLGLDGSTPLSPAENGAVLSPQGDGDDGEAPWHDPAMPIADRMKLAEGRPLRRRMMAAMAQQDCGQCGYNCADYSDSIANKSEARLNLCAPGGKETARMLKQLFEEIDKAPAAKPAGGAAAPAASAPAAPEVKAELGRARENPAEATFLSRRLLNRPGSEKETYHVEFDLSESKLDYVVGDSFGVFARNDLGLVDQIIALLGASHTTKVNNKTLREALVEDVSLSPAPDKLFELLSFITGGAQREKARALAQGEDPDGDAATLDVMAALQKFSGTRPHPEAFVEALEPLQPRLYSISSSHNATPGKLSLTVDSVRYVIGKRKRLGVASTFLGERINEGDKLKVYVQKAHGFGLPRDPKTPIIMIGPGTGIAPFRAFLLDRKATGAQGKNWLFFGHQRSDCDFFYRDELNAMKTSGLLTRLSLAWSRDGEKKFYVQDRMRELGREVWTWLAEGAHLYICGDAKRMAKDVERALVDIVAQFGARSTDEAVSFVADLKKKGRFQADVY, from the coding sequence ATGACCCAGATGCCCGTCCCACCGAAGCTCGAGATCATCCCGCCGAACGCTCCCTTCAGCGAGGGACAACGGCTGTGGCTGAACGGGTTTCTCGTCGGCATGCTCGGCCTCGACGGCTCGACGCCACTGTCGCCGGCGGAGAACGGCGCCGTGCTCTCGCCGCAAGGCGACGGCGACGATGGCGAGGCGCCATGGCACGATCCGGCGATGCCGATCGCCGACCGCATGAAGCTCGCCGAGGGGCGGCCGCTCCGCCGCCGCATGATGGCGGCGATGGCGCAGCAGGATTGCGGCCAGTGCGGCTACAATTGCGCCGACTATTCGGATTCGATCGCCAACAAGAGCGAAGCGCGCTTGAACCTCTGCGCCCCCGGCGGCAAGGAGACGGCGCGGATGCTCAAGCAGCTGTTCGAGGAGATCGACAAGGCGCCGGCCGCGAAGCCTGCCGGGGGAGCAGCCGCTCCGGCCGCGAGCGCCCCGGCCGCGCCTGAGGTGAAGGCCGAACTCGGCCGCGCGCGCGAAAATCCGGCAGAGGCGACCTTCCTGTCGCGGCGTCTGCTCAACAGGCCCGGCTCGGAGAAGGAGACCTATCACGTCGAGTTCGATCTCTCCGAGAGCAAGCTCGACTACGTTGTCGGCGACAGCTTTGGCGTGTTCGCGCGCAACGACCTTGGCCTCGTCGACCAGATCATCGCGCTGCTCGGCGCTTCCCACACCACCAAAGTCAACAACAAGACGCTGCGCGAGGCGCTGGTCGAGGACGTCTCGCTGTCGCCGGCGCCGGACAAGCTGTTCGAGCTGCTCTCCTTCATCACCGGCGGCGCCCAGCGCGAAAAGGCGAGGGCACTTGCGCAGGGCGAGGATCCCGACGGCGATGCCGCGACGCTGGACGTGATGGCCGCGCTGCAGAAGTTTTCAGGCACGCGGCCGCATCCGGAAGCCTTTGTCGAGGCGCTCGAGCCGCTGCAGCCGCGGCTCTACTCGATCTCCTCGTCGCACAATGCGACGCCCGGCAAGCTGTCGCTGACGGTCGATTCCGTCCGCTACGTCATCGGCAAGCGCAAGCGCCTCGGCGTCGCCTCGACCTTCCTCGGCGAGCGCATCAACGAAGGCGACAAGCTCAAGGTCTATGTGCAGAAGGCGCACGGTTTCGGCCTGCCGCGGGATCCGAAGACGCCGATCATCATGATCGGCCCGGGCACCGGCATTGCGCCGTTCCGCGCCTTCCTGCTCGACCGCAAGGCGACCGGAGCGCAAGGCAAGAACTGGCTGTTTTTCGGCCATCAGCGCAGCGATTGCGATTTCTTCTATCGCGACGAGCTCAACGCGATGAAGACCTCGGGGCTTCTGACGCGCCTGTCGCTGGCCTGGTCGCGCGATGGCGAGAAGAAGTTCTACGTGCAGGACCGCATGCGCGAGCTCGGCCGCGAAGTGTGGACGTGGCTTGCGGAAG
- a CDS encoding formate/nitrite transporter family protein has product MDYAKPSDVVASMVDASLKKLALAPRDIVIRGAISGALLGAATTLALTGAVTTGQPIVGALIFPVSLVMIVLLGLELVTGSFAIVPLARLEGKASWNAVIANWSWVFLANLLGSIAVGALIAISLTNMGKLEVTGVAAKIVAVAEAKTIANAAIGTAGMVSVFVKAILCNWLVCLGVVMAMTSTSTVGKIAATWLPIFLFFALGYEHAVVNMFVIPTGMMLGAKVSVADWWLWNQIPVTLGNLVGGFVFTGLALYTTYKPAKPVADVAQVAVQAAE; this is encoded by the coding sequence ATGGATTACGCGAAACCCTCCGATGTTGTGGCCTCGATGGTCGATGCCAGCCTGAAGAAGCTGGCGCTGGCCCCGCGCGATATCGTGATCCGCGGCGCGATATCAGGTGCGCTGCTGGGCGCGGCCACGACGCTCGCCCTGACCGGCGCGGTCACGACGGGCCAGCCCATCGTCGGCGCGCTGATCTTTCCGGTCAGTCTTGTGATGATCGTACTGCTCGGCCTCGAGCTCGTCACCGGAAGCTTTGCCATCGTTCCGCTCGCGCGCCTCGAAGGCAAGGCCAGCTGGAATGCGGTCATCGCCAACTGGTCGTGGGTCTTCCTCGCCAATCTGCTCGGCAGCATCGCCGTCGGCGCACTGATCGCGATCTCGCTCACCAACATGGGCAAGCTCGAGGTCACCGGCGTCGCCGCGAAGATCGTTGCGGTCGCCGAGGCCAAGACCATCGCCAATGCCGCAATCGGCACCGCCGGCATGGTCTCGGTGTTCGTCAAGGCGATCCTCTGCAACTGGCTGGTCTGTCTCGGCGTCGTCATGGCGATGACCTCGACCTCCACGGTCGGCAAGATCGCGGCGACCTGGCTGCCGATCTTCCTGTTCTTCGCGCTCGGCTACGAGCATGCCGTCGTCAATATGTTCGTGATCCCGACCGGGATGATGCTCGGCGCCAAGGTCAGCGTGGCCGACTGGTGGCTGTGGAATCAGATTCCCGTGACCTTGGGCAATCTCGTCGGCGGCTTCGTCTTCACCGGCCTCGCGCTCTACACGACGTACAAGCCCGCAAAGCCGGTCGCCGACGTGGCGCAGGTTGCGGTCCAGGCAGCAGAGTAG
- a CDS encoding ANTAR domain-containing response regulator, with amino-acid sequence MSADQSPKIVIVDESPVRAAILEEGLREAGFTEVVHIREMQSLLARIYAVDPDIILIDLENPSRDVLEAMFQVSRAVKRPIAMFVDQSDSASIQASVEAGVSAYIVDGLKKERIKPILDLCVSRFNAFAKLQEELERTKSQLEDRKIIEKAKGILMKVKGLTEDEAYVLLRSTAMREKKKIGEIAQSIITASEMLK; translated from the coding sequence ATGAGCGCCGACCAGTCGCCCAAAATCGTGATCGTCGACGAAAGCCCGGTCCGCGCCGCGATCCTCGAGGAGGGATTGCGGGAGGCCGGATTCACCGAGGTCGTCCATATCCGCGAGATGCAGAGCCTTCTTGCCCGTATTTATGCGGTGGATCCCGACATCATCCTGATCGATCTGGAAAACCCCAGTCGCGACGTGCTGGAAGCGATGTTCCAGGTCAGCCGTGCCGTGAAGCGGCCGATCGCCATGTTCGTCGACCAGAGCGATTCAGCCTCGATCCAGGCGTCGGTCGAGGCGGGGGTGTCCGCTTATATCGTCGACGGGCTGAAGAAGGAGCGCATCAAGCCGATCCTCGACCTCTGCGTGTCGCGGTTCAACGCCTTCGCCAAGCTCCAGGAGGAACTGGAGCGCACCAAGTCGCAGCTCGAGGATCGCAAGATCATCGAGAAGGCCAAGGGCATCCTGATGAAGGTGAAGGGCCTCACCGAGGACGAGGCCTATGTGCTGCTGCGCTCGACCGCCATGCGCGAGAAGAAGAAAATCGGCGAGATCGCCCAATCGATCATCACCGCGTCGGAGATGCTGAAATGA